A section of the Phaseolus vulgaris cultivar G19833 chromosome 8, P. vulgaris v2.0, whole genome shotgun sequence genome encodes:
- the LOC137825208 gene encoding uncharacterized protein — translation MVSTRSMERMTEADQTMLLLSLQRKMAEMRRKAEEAAQRNEQELQVLRRENEDMRKKLGEGGPSVIPTNVVGKSYTSPPNPDVAEGTRGRPPPRETEMGDDSCLIRSTRTTLTADPNRRHPFTNKIIEVPLPEKWKGFNRDRYDGSTDPDEHMDAYTTHMSLYTSDDAVLCRVFPTSLKGAALRWFTKLSPNSIDSFATLVAKFETQFATSRPHHLTSIALVGIRQEKGESLRAFVDRFSKVAMSIRNLSPDVAMHHMLTALRPGPFADNLCMQPADSLDELRKRAAKYMQLEELREFRNQARAEAGGERKEEKDRQARPIQRTDRRRENRDRPIRFSRYTPLTAERGRILDEALNAELIPPPRKVASPNNADRRKQCQYHQNTGHSTDECQALKDKIEELIQAGHLRRFVRNGRDPPGRADPPRRTRSPSAAEKTKITEATDNAQGPTPLEGTIPQGRAIGEVTERLSTP, via the coding sequence ATGGTTTCGACAAGAAGCATGGAAAGGATGACTGAAGCCGACCAAACAATGTTGCTGCTGTCTCTCCAGCGGAAGATGGCCGAGATGCGAAGAAAAGCCGAGGAGGCCGCTCAGAGAAATGAGCAAGAGCTGCAAGTTCTCCGCAGGGAGAACGAGGATATGAGAAAGAAGCTGGGGGAGGGAGGACCCTCTGTCATACCGACGAACGTGGTCGGCAAGTCTTACACCTCTCCCCCCAACCCGGATGTGGCCGAGGGGACGAGAGGCCGACCCCCTCCCCGCGAGACTGAAATGGGCGACGACTCGTGCCTAATCAGATCCACCCGGACAACCCTGACGGCCGACCCGAACCGCCGTCACCCCTTTACGAACAAGATCATCGAAGTCCCACTTCCTGAgaagtggaagggtttcaaccgagaccgatatgacgggtcgaccgacccggacgagcatatggACGCCTACACCACCCATATGAGTCTCTACACCTCGGACGACGCCGTCTTGTGCCGAGTGTTCCCCACATCCTTGAAGGGTGCAGCCCTTCGCTGGTTCACCAAGCTCTCACCCAACTCCATCGACAGCTTTGCCACGCTCGTCGCAAAGTTCGAAACACAGTTCGCGACCAGCCGGCCGCATCATCTGACCTCAATCGCCCTGGTAGGCATCCGccaggagaagggagagtcgcTGAGAGCCTTCGTGGATAGGTTCAGTAAAGTGGCGATGAGCATCCGAAATCTGAGTCCGGATGTCgccatgcaccacatgctgacgGCCCTGCGCCCGGGGCCCTTTGCCGACAACCTATGCATGCAACCGGCCGACAGCCTGGATGAGCTGAGAAAGAGAGCCGCTAAGTACATGCAGCTGGAGGAACTAAGAGAGTTCCGCAACCAGGCCCGTGCCGAGGCCGGCggagaaaggaaggaagaaAAGGACCGCCAGGCGCGGCCGATACAGAGAACTGACCGGCGACGGGAGAATCGAGACCGACCAATTCGATTCTCGAGATACACGCCGTTGACGGCTGAGAGAGGGAGGATCTTGGACGAGGCCCTCAACGCCGAGTTGATCCCTCCCCCAAGGAAGGTAGCCAGCCCAAATAATGCCGACCGGAGGAAGCAGTGTCAGTACCATCAAAACACCGGACACTCGACCGACGAGTGTCAGGCCCTCAAGGATAAGATCGAGGAACTTATCCAGGCTGGGCATCTCCGCCGTTTCGTCAGGAATGGCCGAGACCCACCCGGCCGAGCAGATCCACCCAGGCGGACGAGGTCACCCAGCGCGGCCGAGAAAACCAAAATAACAGAGGCGACCGACAACGCGCAAGGGCCGACCCCCCTCGAAGGGACGATCCCCCAAGGGAGGGCGATAGGAGAGGTAACCGAGAGGTTATCAACACCATAG